The Streptococcus oralis Uo5 genome includes a window with the following:
- the mutL gene encoding DNA mismatch repair endonuclease MutL, with translation MSHIIELPEVLANQIAAGEVIERPASVVKELVENAIDAGSSQIIIEIEEAGLKKIQITDNGHGIAHDEVELALRRHATSKIKNQADLFRIRTLGFRGEALPSIASVSVLTLLTAVDGASHGTKLVARGGQVEEVIPATSPVGTKVCVEDLFFNTPARLKYMKSQQAELSHIIDIVNRLGLAHPEISFSLISDGKEMTRTAGTGQLRQAIAGIYGLVSAKKMIEIENSDLDFEITGFVSLPELTRANRNYISLFINGRYIKNFLLNRAILDGYGSKLMVGRFPLAVIHIHIDPYLADVNVHPTKQEVRISKERELMALLSEAISNSLKEQALIPDALENLAKSTVRNRQKVEQTILPLKENTLYYEKTELSKPSQAEVADHQVELTEEGRDLTLFAKETLDQLTKPAKLHFAERKPANYDQLDHPELDLASLDKAYDKLEREESSSFPELEFFGQMHGTYLFAQGRDGLYIIDQHAAQERVKYEEYRESIGNVDQSQQQLLVPYIFEFPADDALRLKERMPLLEEVGVFLAEYGENQFILREHPIWMAEEEIESGIYEMCDMLLLTKEVSIKKYRAELAIMMSCKRSIKANHRIDDHSARQLLYQLSQCDNPYNCPHGRPVLVHFTKSDMEKMFRRIQENHTSLRELGKY, from the coding sequence ATGTCTCATATTATTGAATTGCCAGAAGTGTTAGCAAACCAGATCGCGGCAGGGGAGGTTATCGAACGTCCTGCCAGTGTGGTCAAAGAGTTGGTAGAAAATGCCATTGACGCGGGTTCTAGCCAGATTATCATTGAGATTGAGGAAGCTGGTCTCAAGAAAATTCAAATCACCGATAATGGTCATGGAATTGCCCACGATGAGGTGGAGTTGGCCTTGCGTCGCCATGCGACCAGTAAGATAAAAAATCAGGCAGACCTCTTTCGGATTCGGACGCTTGGTTTTCGTGGTGAAGCCCTGCCTTCTATCGCTTCTGTCAGTGTGCTGACTCTGTTGACGGCGGTGGATGGTGCGAGTCATGGGACTAAGTTAGTCGCGCGTGGAGGTCAAGTTGAGGAAGTCATCCCAGCGACTAGCCCTGTAGGAACCAAAGTTTGTGTGGAAGACCTCTTTTTCAACACACCTGCCCGTCTCAAGTATATGAAGAGCCAGCAAGCGGAGCTGTCTCATATCATTGATATTGTCAACCGTCTGGGCTTGGCTCATCCCGAGATTTCTTTTAGTTTAATCAGTGATGGCAAGGAAATGACGCGGACAGCAGGGACTGGTCAACTGCGTCAAGCCATCGCAGGGATTTACGGTTTGGTGAGTGCTAAGAAGATGATTGAAATTGAGAACTCTGACTTAGATTTCGAAATTACAGGTTTTGTGTCTCTGCCTGAGTTAACCCGAGCAAATCGCAACTATATCAGCCTCTTCATCAATGGCCGTTATATCAAGAACTTTCTACTCAACCGTGCTATTCTTGACGGTTATGGAAGCAAGCTCATGGTAGGGCGTTTTCCACTGGCTGTCATTCACATCCATATTGATCCTTATTTGGCAGATGTCAATGTGCATCCGACCAAGCAAGAAGTGCGGATTTCTAAGGAAAGAGAACTGATGGCGCTGCTTTCAGAGGCTATTTCAAATAGTCTCAAGGAGCAAGCCTTGATTCCTGATGCTTTAGAAAATCTTGCCAAGTCGACCGTGCGCAATCGTCAAAAGGTAGAGCAGACCATTCTCCCACTCAAAGAAAATACGCTTTACTATGAAAAAACAGAACTCTCAAAACCTAGTCAAGCTGAGGTGGCTGACCACCAGGTTGAATTAACTGAGGAGGGTAGGGACCTAACCCTGTTTGCTAAAGAAACTTTGGACCAATTGACTAAGCCAGCAAAACTGCATTTTGCAGAGAGAAAGCCTGCTAACTATGACCAATTGGACCATCCAGAGTTAGATCTTGCTAGCCTCGATAAGGCTTATGACAAGCTGGAGCGAGAAGAATCATCCAGCTTCCCAGAGTTGGAGTTTTTCGGACAAATGCACGGGACCTATCTTTTTGCCCAAGGGCGAGATGGCCTCTACATCATAGACCAGCACGCGGCCCAGGAACGAGTTAAGTACGAGGAATACCGTGAAAGCATCGGCAATGTTGACCAGAGCCAGCAGCAACTCCTAGTGCCCTACATCTTTGAATTTCCTGCGGATGATGCGCTTCGTCTCAAGGAAAGAATGCCTCTCTTAGAGGAAGTGGGTGTCTTTTTAGCAGAGTACGGAGAAAATCAATTTATCCTACGTGAACATCCTATTTGGATGGCAGAAGAAGAGATTGAATCAGGCATCTATGAGATGTGCGACATGCTCCTTTTGACCAAGGAAGTTTCTATCAAGAAATACCGAGCAGAGCTGGCTATCATGATGTCCTGCAAGCGGTCTATCAAGGCAAACCATCGCATCGATGACCACTCAGCCAGACAACTCCTCTATCAGCTCTCTCAATGCGACAATCCCTATAACTGTCCCCACGGACGTCCCGTTTTGGTGCATTTCACCAAGTCGGATATGGAAAAAATGTTCCGACGCATTCAGGAAAATCATACTAGCCTCCGTGAGTTGGGGAAATATTAA